A window from Streptomyces sp. NBC_00271 encodes these proteins:
- a CDS encoding transglutaminase TgpA family protein, whose product MSGRARLTLYSAAATLMAACALLPLVKPATWFLQAVFLLALQSGVGALTRRVPLARPLTVAAQALVMLMLLTLVFAQQQALLGFVPGPEAFRHLGDLLQAGTDDVGRYAIPAPLSDGIRLMLIGGVLVIGLAVDTLAVTFRSAAPAGLPLLALYSVAAGLSGGGWAWLWFLLAATGYLMLLLAEGRDRLSQWGRVFGGAPRSQGLDASPGTVAPVRTGRRIGVVALGVALAVPLALPALDGGLLGGTGAGVGSGSGGGTISAVNPLVSLRDSLNVDEDRQVMSYRTNTEDTQDMYLRIVSLDDFDGTAWKPAQRHIQDVPDTFPTPIGLGADVQRSEIQTRISAADWYAQDWLPMPYPVSKVNISGSWRYEPVGRTLVGDHGQNTRGVQYEVTSLIVQPTAEQLANAPEPSKVLKREFTKVPSSLPAVVADTARKVTAGSTNHYEQAVKLQDYFAVNGGFTYNTQVQVGSGSAAIARFLKDKQGFCVHFSFAMASMARTLGIPARVAVGFTPGSPQSDGSMSVGLRDAHAWPELYFEGVGWTRFEPTPNRGSVPEYTQTDTPGSDSSTVPKPSTSTSAAPSTAPSASGNCLAEQKKLEACPSQSALATVGSKDDGTPWLQNLGYALAGLLLLVVPLLPMLWRMRLRSVRLGAHGRGEADAPAYTLATWLEVTDTAWDYGIVPDESQTPRKAAARIVRLGLLEAEASEAVHRLAAAVEQVLYAPHPRLTAGLAEDARRVTDALGARASRTARLRALLAPRSAVRVAWAASAYWAAVSARLAARRESLLRRPSGQNS is encoded by the coding sequence ATGAGCGGGCGGGCTCGGCTGACGTTGTATTCGGCGGCGGCCACACTGATGGCGGCGTGCGCGTTGCTGCCGCTGGTCAAGCCGGCGACGTGGTTCCTCCAGGCGGTGTTCCTGCTGGCCCTGCAGTCCGGTGTGGGCGCGCTGACCCGGCGGGTTCCGCTGGCCCGGCCGCTGACGGTGGCAGCGCAGGCGCTGGTGATGCTGATGCTGCTGACGCTGGTCTTCGCCCAGCAGCAGGCGCTCCTCGGCTTCGTCCCGGGTCCGGAGGCGTTCCGGCATCTCGGCGATCTGCTCCAGGCGGGCACGGACGACGTCGGGCGGTACGCGATTCCGGCGCCGCTGTCCGACGGCATCCGCCTGATGCTGATCGGCGGTGTCCTGGTGATCGGGCTCGCGGTGGACACGCTCGCGGTGACGTTCCGCAGCGCGGCCCCCGCCGGGCTCCCCCTGCTCGCGCTGTACTCGGTCGCAGCGGGACTGTCGGGCGGCGGCTGGGCCTGGCTGTGGTTCCTGCTCGCGGCCACGGGCTATCTGATGCTGCTCCTGGCGGAGGGCCGCGACCGGCTCTCCCAGTGGGGCCGGGTCTTCGGCGGCGCGCCCCGCTCACAGGGGCTGGATGCCTCCCCGGGCACGGTCGCACCGGTCCGCACGGGGCGGCGCATCGGCGTGGTCGCGCTGGGCGTCGCCCTGGCGGTGCCGCTCGCCCTGCCCGCCCTCGACGGCGGTCTGCTGGGCGGCACGGGCGCGGGCGTCGGCTCGGGTTCCGGCGGCGGCACGATCTCCGCGGTGAACCCGCTGGTCTCGCTCCGCGACAGCCTGAACGTGGACGAGGACCGCCAGGTCATGTCCTACCGCACCAATACCGAAGACACCCAGGACATGTATCTGCGGATCGTGTCCCTGGACGACTTCGACGGCACGGCGTGGAAGCCGGCCCAGCGACACATCCAGGACGTGCCGGACACGTTCCCGACGCCGATCGGCCTCGGGGCCGATGTCCAGCGCAGCGAGATCCAGACCCGCATCTCGGCGGCCGACTGGTACGCCCAGGACTGGCTGCCCATGCCGTACCCGGTCAGCAAGGTGAACATCAGCGGCAGTTGGCGGTACGAGCCGGTCGGGCGCACGCTCGTCGGTGACCACGGTCAGAACACGCGCGGCGTGCAGTACGAGGTGACGAGCCTGATCGTGCAGCCGACCGCGGAGCAGCTGGCGAACGCGCCGGAGCCGTCGAAGGTCCTGAAGCGCGAGTTCACCAAGGTGCCCTCGTCGCTGCCCGCGGTGGTGGCCGACACGGCGCGCAAGGTCACCGCGGGCTCGACGAACCACTACGAGCAGGCGGTCAAACTCCAGGACTACTTCGCGGTGAACGGCGGGTTCACCTACAACACCCAGGTGCAGGTGGGCAGCGGCTCGGCCGCGATCGCGCGCTTCCTGAAGGACAAGCAGGGCTTCTGCGTCCACTTCTCCTTCGCGATGGCCTCGATGGCCCGCACGCTGGGGATTCCGGCCCGGGTCGCGGTGGGCTTCACACCCGGCTCTCCGCAGTCCGACGGTTCGATGTCGGTGGGGCTGCGGGACGCGCACGCCTGGCCCGAGCTGTACTTCGAAGGGGTGGGCTGGACCCGCTTCGAGCCGACCCCGAACCGGGGCTCGGTGCCGGAGTACACCCAGACGGACACGCCCGGGTCGGACTCGTCGACGGTGCCGAAGCCGTCCACGTCGACGTCCGCGGCGCCGTCCACCGCTCCCTCGGCCAGCGGCAACTGCCTGGCCGAGCAGAAGAAGCTGGAAGCGTGCCCGAGCCAGTCCGCGTTGGCCACGGTGGGCTCGAAGGACGACGGCACTCCGTGGCTCCAGAACCTGGGGTACGCACTGGCCGGACTCCTGCTGCTGGTCGTACCGCTGCTGCCGATGCTGTGGCGGATGCGGCTCCGGTCCGTGCGGCTGGGTGCGCACGGCCGCGGTGAGGCGGACGCGCCCGCGTACACGCTGGCGACGTGGCTGGAGGTGACCGATACGGCGTGGGACTACGGAATCGTGCCGGACGAGTCCCAGACACCACGCAAGGCCGCGGCGCGGATCGTGCGACTCGGGCTCCTCGAAGCCGAGGCGTCGGAGGCGGTGCACCGGCTGGCCGCGGCGGTCGAGCAGGTGCTGTACGCCCCGCATCCCCGGCTGACGGCGGGGCTCGCGGAGGATGCCCGTCGTGTCACGGACGCCCTCGGCGCCCGGGCGAGCCGCACCGCCCGCCTGCGCGCCCTGCTCGCGCCCCGCTCAGCCGTCCGGGTGGCCTGGGCGGCGTCGGCCTACTGGGCGGCTGTGTCGGCCCGGCTGGCGGCGCGCAGAGAGTCCCTGCTGCGACGCCCTTCGGGGCAGAACAGCTGA
- a CDS encoding DUF3040 domain-containing protein, whose product MPLSEHEQRMLEQMERALYAEDPKFATALEGSGLRTYTRRRVYQAVAGFLVGIALLMAGMVSKQIWVSVVGFLVMLGCAVLAVTGWRKAPKPGEQPAAPGAPATRHQGRQRRSMMDRIEQRWQRRRDEQGQ is encoded by the coding sequence GTGCCGCTCTCGGAGCACGAGCAGCGAATGCTCGAGCAGATGGAGCGAGCGCTGTACGCCGAAGATCCCAAGTTCGCGACAGCGCTTGAGGGAAGCGGGCTGCGTACGTACACCCGGCGACGGGTCTACCAGGCGGTCGCGGGCTTTCTGGTGGGTATCGCGCTCCTCATGGCCGGAATGGTCTCCAAGCAGATCTGGGTCAGCGTGGTGGGTTTTCTCGTCATGCTGGGCTGTGCGGTGCTCGCCGTCACCGGTTGGCGCAAGGCTCCCAAGCCGGGTGAGCAGCCGGCCGCGCCCGGCGCACCCGCCACGCGCCACCAGGGCCGACAGCGCCGCTCCATGATGGACCGCATCGAACAACGCTGGCAGCGACGCCGAGACGAGCAGGGTCAGTAG
- a CDS encoding methyltransferase: MPDPTRPRASLRTAVVWEVLKDALDRRVKATGRESLDVLDTGGGSGNFAVPVARLGHRVTVVDPSPNALFALERRAAEAGVADRVKGVQGDAHGLFDVVERGGYDVVLCHGVLEYVDDPADGVRNVVDALRPEGVLSLLAAGLGGAVLARALAGHFKEAKQALDDPDGRWGEGDPVPHRFTADQLTALVEGAGLRVGAVHGVRVFADLVPGVLVDTEPGAVEALLQLEAAAAELPAFHSVATQLHVLGEAQEADEG; the protein is encoded by the coding sequence GTGCCGGACCCGACGCGCCCTCGCGCTTCTCTCCGTACCGCCGTGGTCTGGGAGGTCCTCAAGGACGCTCTCGACCGCCGGGTCAAGGCCACCGGGCGGGAGTCCCTGGACGTCCTCGACACCGGAGGCGGCAGCGGCAACTTCGCGGTGCCCGTGGCTCGCCTCGGCCACCGTGTCACCGTCGTCGACCCCAGCCCGAACGCGCTGTTCGCGCTGGAGCGCCGGGCCGCCGAGGCCGGGGTCGCCGACCGTGTCAAGGGTGTCCAGGGCGACGCCCACGGCCTCTTCGACGTCGTCGAGCGCGGTGGCTACGACGTCGTGCTGTGCCACGGGGTCCTGGAGTACGTGGACGACCCCGCCGACGGCGTGCGCAACGTGGTGGACGCGCTGCGCCCCGAGGGCGTTCTCAGCCTCCTCGCGGCGGGCCTGGGCGGCGCCGTGCTCGCCCGTGCCCTCGCCGGCCACTTCAAGGAGGCCAAGCAGGCGCTCGACGACCCGGACGGACGCTGGGGCGAGGGCGATCCCGTACCCCACCGATTCACCGCCGACCAGCTCACCGCGCTCGTCGAGGGCGCGGGTCTGCGCGTCGGCGCCGTGCACGGCGTACGGGTCTTCGCGGACCTGGTCCCCGGCGTCCTCGTGGACACCGAGCCGGGTGCCGTGGAGGCCCTCCTGCAGCTCGAGGCGGCGGCCGCCGAACTCCCCGCGTTCCACTCCGTGGCCACGCAGCTTCATGTGCTCGGTGAGGCGCAGGAGGCCGACGAGGGGTGA
- a CDS encoding SAV_6107 family HEPN domain-containing protein, giving the protein MATSSAAAAHRRRATGPAPSLTGPAGDVHPVLRRATAPPAALDLLAQARAGLDEATALETPNERYATAHLAALRTAAAVLAARGRPEPTPRRRARIRSAWEVLPEIAPELTEWSALFASGADRRARAEAGIRGAAGTRDADDLIRDVAMFLRLVERMLVLQPVLPQPRRNGEEEGDGDGEGGEHRADREVPDAS; this is encoded by the coding sequence ATGGCCACCTCTTCCGCAGCAGCCGCCCACCGGCGCCGCGCCACCGGCCCTGCCCCCTCACTGACCGGCCCGGCGGGCGACGTGCACCCCGTGCTCCGCCGGGCCACGGCCCCGCCCGCCGCCCTCGACCTGCTCGCCCAGGCCCGCGCCGGCCTCGACGAGGCGACCGCCCTGGAAACCCCCAATGAGCGCTACGCGACGGCGCACTTGGCGGCCCTGCGCACCGCCGCCGCCGTTCTCGCCGCACGGGGCCGCCCGGAGCCCACACCCCGACGCCGCGCCCGCATCCGGAGCGCCTGGGAAGTGCTCCCCGAGATCGCGCCCGAACTCACCGAGTGGAGCGCCCTGTTCGCCTCCGGGGCCGACCGGCGCGCCCGCGCCGAGGCGGGTATCCGGGGCGCGGCCGGCACCCGCGACGCAGACGACCTGATACGCGACGTGGCGATGTTCCTGCGCCTCGTCGAGCGGATGCTGGTGCTGCAACCCGTACTGCCCCAGCCCCGTCGCAACGGAGAGGAGGAGGGGGACGGAGACGGGGAGGGCGGGGAGCACAGGGCGGACCGGGAGGTCCCGGACGCGAGCTGA
- a CDS encoding ATP-binding cassette domain-containing protein gives MDGPLGLGVTARDFGLEGPRGWAFRGVGVDAGPGSLIAVAGPSGSGRTCLLLALTGRMRSTEGTATVGGATLPRQMAAVRRASALAHVPGVTDLDPALTVGEHLLERALLQRRFGASLKDSLRGPLRPRAERAAEGKLRIDSALAAAGLDREALPKGSRTAVRDLERLEALRLSVALALVGRPGLLGVDDTDLKLADAERAEVWALLKSIAQSGTTVVAVCGEAPDGAVRVSTRPTDHTSETDDKETADALAETGRS, from the coding sequence GTGGACGGTCCGCTCGGACTCGGTGTCACGGCCAGGGACTTCGGACTCGAGGGCCCCCGCGGCTGGGCGTTCCGCGGGGTCGGTGTCGATGCGGGGCCCGGCTCGCTGATCGCGGTCGCGGGGCCGTCCGGCTCGGGCCGTACGTGCCTGCTGCTCGCGCTCACGGGCCGGATGCGGTCCACCGAGGGGACGGCCACCGTGGGCGGGGCCACGCTGCCGCGGCAGATGGCCGCGGTGCGTCGCGCGAGCGCGCTGGCCCATGTCCCGGGTGTCACCGACCTGGACCCCGCCCTGACCGTCGGGGAGCACCTGCTCGAACGGGCGCTGTTGCAGCGGCGGTTCGGTGCGTCCCTGAAGGACTCCCTGCGCGGGCCGCTGCGTCCGCGAGCCGAGCGGGCGGCCGAGGGGAAGCTGCGGATCGACTCCGCGCTGGCCGCCGCCGGGCTGGACCGGGAGGCCCTGCCCAAGGGCTCCCGGACCGCCGTACGCGACCTGGAGCGGCTCGAAGCCCTGCGGCTGTCCGTCGCGTTGGCCCTCGTCGGCCGCCCGGGGCTGCTCGGCGTCGACGACACCGACCTCAAGTTGGCGGATGCCGAACGGGCCGAGGTCTGGGCCCTGCTGAAGTCGATCGCCCAGTCGGGCACCACGGTCGTGGCGGTGTGCGGCGAGGCTCCCGACGGAGCCGTCCGCGTGTCCACCCGCCCGACCGACCACACCAGCGAGACCGACGACAAGGAGACGGCCGATGCGCTCGCCGAGACTGGCCGTTCTTGA
- a CDS encoding YhgE/Pip family protein, whose translation MRSPRLAVLELRRFGRGGLPRAALAALLLLPLLYGALYLWSFWDPYGRLDRIPVALVNDDKGASVAGKKLSAGEDITKGLRDSDTFEWHEVSAAEARRGVEDGTYYLSLTMPSDFSRRIASSSGEAPETGALQVRTNDANNYIVGQISRTVFGEVRTAASTKASRSFLDKIFISFSDIHGATEEAAKGADKLSGGITRARKGSEDLADGLKDAKEGSGKLSGGLRKLDKGAGDLADGSRQVADGTGVLADKVNGVADKVGPFLKDNEKSIGDTARLVADSAAGIRHNLDTLVKTAPVAAKGAHTASDALSAVYRARCETLPLPDAACPDLKKARQAAADVAEVADDVNSLISDQNGDLDRLDKNLGTLQKQAQALADRSPHLSEDLTDAVSKVNKLNEGAEKVAAGAKKLRAGLGTAKTGAADLDTGVGKLKTGAGTLDEGMYKLVGGSGQLAGGLHDGAGQIPDYDRQDRDLRTQVMADPVKLASKDLHKAPNYGTGFAPYFIPLSLWVGAMVAYMLIQPLNRRALAVGASAWRIALAGWLPVAALGVLQTVALMSVLHWAIGLEMVRAAGTVGFLCLVTACFAALVQWLNARFGAAGRILVLALLMLQLTSAGGTYPVQTSPGFFNAIHPFLPMSYVVEALRRLITGGGLGPVWQACAVLTAFTAGALALTALSAHRKQVWTLDRLHPELSL comes from the coding sequence ATGCGCTCGCCGAGACTGGCCGTTCTTGAGCTCAGGCGCTTCGGCCGGGGCGGACTCCCACGCGCCGCGCTGGCCGCGCTCCTGTTGCTGCCGCTGCTGTACGGCGCCCTCTACCTGTGGTCGTTCTGGGACCCGTACGGCCGGCTGGACCGCATTCCCGTGGCGCTCGTGAACGACGACAAGGGGGCGAGCGTCGCGGGCAAGAAGCTCTCGGCGGGCGAGGACATCACCAAGGGGCTGCGCGACAGCGACACCTTCGAGTGGCACGAGGTGAGCGCGGCCGAGGCCCGCCGGGGTGTCGAGGACGGCACGTACTACCTGTCGCTGACCATGCCGTCCGACTTCAGCCGAAGGATCGCCTCCAGCTCCGGGGAAGCTCCGGAGACGGGCGCCCTCCAGGTGCGTACGAACGACGCGAACAACTACATCGTCGGGCAGATCTCACGGACGGTGTTCGGCGAGGTGCGCACGGCGGCGTCCACGAAGGCCTCCCGGTCGTTCCTGGACAAGATCTTCATCTCGTTCTCGGACATCCACGGGGCGACCGAGGAGGCCGCCAAGGGGGCCGACAAACTCAGCGGTGGCATCACCCGGGCCCGGAAGGGCTCCGAGGACCTCGCCGACGGCCTGAAGGACGCCAAGGAGGGCAGTGGCAAGCTCTCCGGGGGCCTGCGCAAGCTCGACAAGGGCGCCGGCGACCTGGCGGACGGCTCGCGGCAGGTCGCCGACGGCACGGGGGTGCTGGCCGACAAGGTCAACGGGGTCGCGGACAAGGTGGGCCCCTTCCTGAAGGACAACGAGAAGTCGATCGGCGACACGGCCCGGCTCGTCGCCGACTCCGCCGCAGGGATCCGCCACAACCTCGACACGCTGGTGAAGACGGCCCCGGTCGCCGCCAAGGGCGCCCATACGGCGTCCGACGCGCTGAGCGCCGTCTACAGGGCACGCTGCGAGACCCTGCCGTTGCCCGACGCGGCGTGCCCGGACCTGAAGAAGGCCCGGCAGGCGGCCGCGGACGTGGCCGAGGTCGCCGACGACGTGAACAGCCTCATCAGCGACCAGAACGGCGATCTCGACCGGCTCGACAAGAACCTGGGCACCCTGCAGAAGCAGGCCCAGGCCCTCGCCGACCGCTCGCCGCACCTCTCCGAAGACCTCACCGACGCCGTCTCCAAGGTCAACAAGCTCAACGAGGGCGCCGAGAAGGTCGCCGCGGGGGCCAAGAAGCTGCGCGCGGGCCTCGGCACGGCCAAGACCGGCGCGGCGGACCTCGACACGGGGGTCGGCAAGCTGAAGACGGGCGCGGGCACCCTCGACGAGGGCATGTACAAGCTCGTCGGCGGCTCGGGGCAGCTCGCCGGTGGGCTGCACGACGGCGCCGGGCAGATCCCCGACTACGACCGGCAGGACCGCGACCTGCGCACCCAGGTCATGGCCGATCCGGTGAAGCTCGCCTCCAAGGACCTGCACAAGGCGCCCAACTACGGCACCGGCTTCGCCCCGTACTTCATCCCGCTGTCCCTGTGGGTGGGCGCGATGGTGGCGTACATGCTGATCCAGCCGCTGAACCGGCGCGCGCTCGCGGTGGGTGCCTCGGCCTGGCGCATCGCACTGGCGGGCTGGCTGCCGGTGGCCGCCCTGGGCGTGCTCCAGACGGTGGCCCTGATGTCCGTGCTGCACTGGGCGATCGGCCTGGAGATGGTGCGGGCGGCCGGGACGGTCGGCTTCCTGTGCCTGGTGACGGCGTGCTTCGCGGCGCTCGTGCAGTGGCTGAACGCACGCTTCGGAGCGGCGGGCCGGATTCTCGTACTCGCCCTCCTGATGCTCCAGCTGACCTCGGCGGGCGGCACGTACCCCGTCCAGACCAGTCCGGGCTTCTTCAACGCGATCCACCCCTTCTTGCCGATGAGTTACGTCGTCGAGGCCCTCCGCCGGCTCATCACGGGCGGCGGTCTCGGACCGGTCTGGCAGGCGTGCGCCGTCCTCACGGCGTTCACCGCGGGCGCGCTCGCGCTCACCGCCCTGTCGGCACACCGCAAGCAGGTGTGGACCCTCGACCGTCTGCACCCCGAGCTGAGCCTGTGA
- a CDS encoding TetR/AcrR family transcriptional regulator, protein MESSSTTAGGGRREATRQKLYEAAVTLIAEQGFSATTVDEIAERAGVAKGTVYYNFASKSVLFEELLRHGVGLLTASLREAAERTEQDGGTRVDALDAMIRAGLAFINRYPAFTQLYVAELWRTNRAWQSTLMVVRQEAVAVVEGVLREGVANGELSDEIDVPLTAAALVGMVLVAALDWQAFQPERSLDDVHAALSRLLQGRVSGNR, encoded by the coding sequence ATGGAAAGCAGCAGCACCACGGCAGGCGGCGGCCGTCGCGAGGCGACCCGGCAGAAGCTCTACGAGGCGGCGGTCACCCTCATCGCGGAACAGGGGTTCTCCGCCACCACCGTGGACGAGATCGCCGAGCGGGCCGGGGTCGCGAAAGGCACGGTCTACTACAACTTCGCGAGCAAGTCCGTCCTCTTCGAGGAGTTGCTGCGGCACGGCGTGGGACTCCTCACCGCCTCGCTGCGGGAGGCCGCGGAGCGCACCGAGCAGGATGGCGGCACCAGGGTCGACGCACTGGACGCGATGATCAGGGCCGGGCTCGCCTTCATCAACCGCTACCCGGCCTTCACCCAGCTCTACGTGGCCGAGCTGTGGCGCACCAACCGGGCCTGGCAGTCCACGCTCATGGTGGTCCGGCAGGAGGCGGTCGCGGTCGTCGAGGGCGTGCTGCGCGAAGGGGTGGCGAACGGCGAGCTCAGCGACGAGATCGACGTTCCGCTGACGGCCGCCGCGCTGGTCGGGATGGTCCTGGTGGCCGCCCTGGACTGGCAGGCCTTCCAGCCGGAGCGTTCCCTGGACGACGTCCACGCGGCGCTGTCGCGGCTGCTCCAGGGCCGTGTGAGCGGCAACCGGTGA
- a CDS encoding DUF4126 domain-containing protein: protein MSVLPLVFTSGWASGINAYAVVLLLGIFGATGLSDDVPESLQRPEILITAGVLFLCEAVADKIPYVDSVWDSVHTVIRPAAGAWVGALLAGQSGSLSDLAAGAIGGSTALASHTVKAGTRMAINTSPEPFSNFVMSTAEDLGVAGILTFAMFHPEAAAIIAGVLLLAGLLALFFLISRIRRFLRRRAQRREEKRLAARVGQPPD from the coding sequence GTGTCCGTACTCCCCCTGGTCTTCACCAGCGGCTGGGCCAGTGGCATCAACGCGTACGCGGTGGTGCTGCTCCTCGGCATCTTCGGAGCGACCGGTCTGAGTGACGACGTCCCGGAGTCCCTTCAGCGTCCTGAGATCCTGATCACAGCGGGCGTTCTCTTCCTGTGCGAGGCGGTCGCCGACAAGATCCCGTACGTGGACTCGGTGTGGGACTCGGTGCACACCGTGATCCGCCCGGCGGCGGGGGCGTGGGTCGGGGCCCTGCTCGCCGGGCAGAGCGGTTCACTCTCCGATCTGGCGGCCGGCGCGATCGGCGGTTCGACGGCATTGGCGAGCCACACGGTCAAGGCCGGGACGCGAATGGCGATCAACACCTCGCCGGAGCCGTTCAGCAACTTCGTCATGAGCACCGCCGAGGATCTCGGGGTCGCCGGGATCCTGACCTTCGCGATGTTCCACCCCGAGGCCGCGGCGATCATCGCGGGCGTGCTGCTGCTCGCGGGGCTGCTGGCGCTCTTCTTCCTGATCTCACGTATCCGCCGGTTCCTGCGCCGCAGGGCCCAGCGCCGGGAGGAGAAACGCCTGGCCGCACGGGTGGGACAGCCACCCGACTGA
- a CDS encoding phytoene desaturase family protein, with translation MGRIAVIGAGMGAMAAAARLAVAGHRVVVYERAATYGGAVRRFERDGFVFDTGPGLLPLPAVYRDLFVKTGKEPLEACVELVQVDPSSRHVFAEGTEVGLPNASRAGVVTALDEALGAGAGARWGDFLVRAREAWDRTRRPLLEEPLWPNWSVLAEREPYPSVPHKKLLRTRRATTLAEVGAWELRDPRLTALLESHALAHGLDPRVTPASAAVLLYMEHAFGTWYVRGGIRELARAVYERCVARRVEFRFETPVARIVEKDGRATGVELADGEVADADFVVAGVAPGALDALVPGTALRGGDEVAPQRGAPSRLTVLLALRGGRPEGVAHRTVVHAADRAEELDRIFGERPGFSSAPTVTVSRPDDPALAPDAEHEAVTLSVTVPSDLSVSEEDVEGVLGVAERAIPGLRERLLWHEARTPADFAEETGADGGAVPAPALAAADGRLLHASNSTRMPGLFVVGGWAHPGGGLPHAGMSGALVSGLIVEGPQFRGSQ, from the coding sequence ATGGGACGGATTGCGGTGATCGGCGCCGGGATGGGCGCGATGGCGGCCGCCGCCCGGCTGGCCGTCGCGGGCCACCGGGTGGTGGTGTACGAGCGCGCGGCGACGTACGGCGGGGCGGTGCGCCGCTTCGAGCGCGACGGCTTCGTGTTCGACACGGGCCCGGGACTGCTCCCCCTGCCCGCGGTCTACCGCGATCTGTTCGTCAAGACGGGCAAGGAGCCTCTGGAGGCGTGCGTCGAGCTCGTCCAGGTGGACCCGTCCTCGCGCCATGTCTTCGCCGAGGGCACGGAGGTCGGTCTGCCGAACGCCTCACGCGCGGGCGTCGTCACCGCCCTCGACGAGGCCCTCGGGGCGGGCGCGGGCGCACGGTGGGGCGACTTCCTCGTGCGGGCACGCGAGGCCTGGGACCGCACCCGCAGGCCGCTCCTGGAGGAGCCACTGTGGCCGAACTGGTCGGTGCTCGCCGAGCGCGAGCCCTACCCCTCGGTGCCGCACAAGAAGCTGCTGCGCACCCGCCGCGCCACGACCCTCGCCGAGGTCGGCGCCTGGGAGTTGCGCGACCCGCGCCTCACCGCCCTGCTGGAGAGCCACGCCCTCGCCCACGGGCTCGATCCGCGCGTCACCCCGGCGAGCGCGGCCGTACTGCTGTACATGGAGCACGCCTTCGGCACCTGGTATGTGCGCGGCGGCATAAGGGAGTTGGCGCGCGCGGTGTACGAGCGGTGTGTGGCCCGCAGGGTGGAGTTCCGCTTCGAAACCCCGGTCGCGCGGATCGTCGAGAAGGACGGCCGGGCGACGGGTGTGGAGCTGGCCGACGGCGAGGTCGCGGACGCCGACTTCGTGGTCGCCGGTGTCGCGCCCGGAGCGCTCGACGCCCTGGTCCCCGGGACGGCGCTACGGGGCGGTGACGAGGTCGCGCCGCAGCGCGGGGCGCCGAGCAGACTGACCGTGCTGCTGGCGCTGCGCGGAGGGCGCCCCGAGGGGGTGGCACACCGGACGGTGGTGCACGCGGCGGACCGGGCGGAGGAGTTGGACCGGATCTTCGGTGAGCGTCCGGGGTTCTCCTCCGCGCCCACCGTGACGGTGTCGCGCCCGGACGACCCCGCCCTCGCACCGGACGCGGAGCACGAGGCGGTCACGCTGAGCGTCACGGTCCCATCGGACCTGTCGGTGTCCGAGGAAGACGTGGAGGGGGTGCTCGGTGTCGCCGAGCGCGCGATACCGGGCCTGCGCGAGCGTCTGCTGTGGCACGAGGCCCGCACTCCTGCCGACTTCGCGGAAGAGACGGGCGCGGACGGCGGCGCCGTCCCCGCACCGGCGCTCGCCGCGGCGGACGGACGACTGCTGCACGCGTCGAACTCCACCCGTATGCCGGGGCTGTTCGTGGTCGGCGGCTGGGCCCACCCGGGCGGCGGCCTCCCGCACGCGGGCATGTCGGGCGCCCTGGTGTCCGGACTGATCGTGGAGGGACCGCAGTTCCGGGGCTCTCAGTGA
- a CDS encoding SCO2102 family sporulation regulator has product MGWTVLYIAFGIVALWLLGEVLLQYKARLRWRLLAFVGFLGVVFGVLIPSVIVIGLGAAAFAVGQTYVTLSFRRGFAEGWAVGNRQGADSGAGKGFGKSKRRRGEGHEDPELEVSDLETAEGAEARAEGLARGAAYPQGDDFTREDDVFSPAHSDRFMPPGSGDLTAAEATAVYEPQPLPDDTGSYGVYSDTAYAAAPDQSYAAAAQSQDQQAYAYDGYSTGYDQQQQYGYDNGQQQYAAYSDPYTGTQTYGGASYDTTYGGGDQQYTQQQQGYGQDQYATGGYGGETPAGGVWVPQQRNTDDPYGGELPPEQPYPYQGNGNANGAGYDEQYRY; this is encoded by the coding sequence ATGGGCTGGACGGTCCTCTATATCGCGTTCGGCATCGTCGCGCTGTGGCTGCTCGGCGAGGTCCTGCTGCAGTACAAGGCGCGGTTGCGCTGGCGCCTGCTCGCTTTCGTGGGCTTCCTCGGTGTCGTCTTCGGCGTGCTGATCCCTTCCGTGATCGTCATCGGGCTCGGCGCCGCGGCCTTCGCGGTCGGCCAGACGTACGTCACCCTGTCGTTCCGCCGCGGTTTCGCGGAGGGCTGGGCCGTGGGCAACCGGCAGGGCGCCGACAGTGGCGCCGGCAAGGGCTTCGGCAAGAGCAAGCGACGCCGCGGTGAGGGCCACGAGGATCCGGAGCTGGAGGTCTCCGACCTCGAAACGGCCGAGGGAGCCGAGGCCAGGGCCGAAGGACTGGCCCGAGGCGCGGCGTATCCCCAGGGCGACGACTTCACCCGAGAGGACGACGTGTTCTCGCCCGCGCACTCCGACCGGTTCATGCCGCCCGGCTCCGGCGACCTGACGGCCGCCGAGGCCACCGCCGTGTACGAGCCCCAGCCCCTGCCCGACGACACCGGCTCCTACGGCGTCTACAGCGACACCGCCTACGCGGCCGCCCCCGACCAGTCCTACGCCGCCGCGGCCCAGTCCCAGGACCAGCAGGCCTACGCGTACGACGGCTACTCGACCGGGTACGACCAGCAGCAGCAGTACGGCTACGACAACGGCCAGCAGCAGTACGCGGCCTACTCCGACCCGTACACCGGCACGCAGACCTACGGCGGCGCCTCGTACGACACGACCTACGGCGGCGGCGACCAGCAGTACACGCAGCAGCAGCAGGGCTACGGCCAGGACCAGTACGCCACCGGCGGCTACGGCGGCGAGACCCCGGCCGGCGGCGTCTGGGTCCCGCAGCAGCGCAACACCGACGACCCCTACGGCGGCGAACTCCCGCCGGAGCAGCCCTACCCGTACCAGGGCAACGGCAACGCCAACGGCGCGGGGTACGACGAGCAGTACCGGTACTGA